The Blastomonas sp. SL216 DNA window ATCCATTCCAGCCACAGGGTCATGCCGGCACCCCTTCCTTGGCGCGCTCCTGCGCCTGACGTTCCCACATCGCAGCGTACAGGCCGCCCAGTTTCAGCAGCTCGCGGTGCGACCCCTGCTCGGCCACCTGGCCCTTGTCGAGCACGATGATGGTATCGGCATGGGTGACGGTCGACAGCCGGTGCGCGATGATCAGCGTGGTGCGCCCTTCGGCGAGCGAGCGCAGCGTGTCGAGTATCTCTGCCTCGGTGGCGCTGTCGAGCGCCGATGTCGCCTCGTCGAAAATGGTGAGCGGCGGGTTCTTCAGCAGCGTGCGCGCAATCGCGACGCGCTGCTTCTCTCCGCCCGAGAGCTTGAGGCCACGTTCGCCGACCTCGGTCTCATAGCTGCGCGGCAGCGATTCGATGAACGTGCCGATCGCCGCGCCATGCGCCGCCCGGACGATCTCCTCCTGGCTCGCACCCTCGCGGCCATAACCGATATTATAGCCGATGGTGTCGTTGAACAGCACCGTGTCCTGCGGCACGATGCCCAGGCTGGCGCGCAGCGAGGCCTGCGTCACCCGGGCGATATCCTGTCCGCCGATCAGCACCTGCCCGCCTTGCGGATCGTAGAAGCGGAACAACAGCCGCGCGATCGTCGATTTGCCCGCGCCCGACGGGCCGACCAGCGCCAGTGTCTGGCCCGGCTCGACCCTGAAGCTCAGCTTGTGCAGGATCTGCCGGTCGGGATCATAGCCGAAATCGACATTGCGGAACTCGACCGACGGCTGACGAATGTCGAGCTCCGGGGCGCCGGGGATGTCGACGATCTCTGCCGGGGTATCGATCAGGTCGAACATCGCGGCCATGTCGACCAGCCCCTGGCGGATGGTGCGATAGACCATGCCGAGCAGGTCGAGCGGGCGGAACAGCTGCATCAGCAGCGTGTTGACCAGCACCAGATCGCCGACGGTGAACTGGCCCCGGCTCCACCCCCAGATGGTATAGGCCATCGCGCCTGCCATCATCAGATTGGTGATCAGCGACTGGCCGACATTGAGCAGCGCCAGCGAGTTTTCGGACTTCACCGCCGCATTGGCATAGGTGCGCGCGGCATCGCCATAGCGCTTGGCCTCGCGCGCTTCGGCGGTGAAATATTTGACCGTCTCGTAATTCAGCAACGAATCGACCGCGCGGGCGAGCTGCTTGCCGTCGAGTGTGTTCATCGTCTCGCGCAGATGGTTGCGCCAGTCGGTCACCGCTCGGGTAAAGGCGATGTAGATCGCCACCATCGCCACCGTCGCCACCACCAGCCCGAAGCCGAAATTGATCCAGAAGATCACCAGCACCGCCACCAGCTCCAGCACCGTGGGCGCGATGTTGAACAGCAGGAAATAGAGCATCACGTCGATGCTCTTGGTACCGCGCTCGATCACCTTGGTGACCTCGCCGGTGCGGCGCGCCAGGTGGAAGCGCAGCGACAGCCGGTGCAGCTGGACGAAGACATTTTCCGCCAGCGTCCGCGTTGCTTCCTGGCCGACGCGTTCGAACACCACGTTGCGCAGATTGTCGAACAGCACCGATCCCAGCCGGGCTGCGCCATAGGCCAGCACCGCGATGATCGCGGCCATTGCCATGGTCGTGCCATCGATCGTCATCCGATCGACCGCCGCCTTGTACGCGAAAGGCATGAACAGCACCGCTGCCTTGCCCAGCAGCACCATCACCATCGCCCCGCAGATGCGCAGCTTCAGATCGGGCCGTTCGGCGGGCCACAGATAGGGCAGGAATCGGCCCAGCGTCTCGCGCATGGCGGGCGTGCGCCCATTGGCGGCGGAAGACGGAGGGTAAGGGGAGTGCATGGCCCTGCATCGATAGGAGTGTTCCGTCCCGGTTCCAAGCCCCTCGAAACAAAAAGCCTGTCCGGACTGATCGGCCAATGTTACCCGTAAAATTGAGTATTTACAGTGCTCCTGGCATTTTCATGTCACGTCTGATTGCAAAGTTACATTTCACTCTATATCCTTGGTGAGGCAAATGCGGACAGGATAACAGTTCCGGGCGCTTCATCCGTACTATCGACGAACAGCCAACCCCGAAGGGATTTTACCCAGGTGAGTGCGCAACCCGATAGAGGCGCATTGCAGGCAGAACTCGCGCTGGTGATGCAATCGCCGGAGTTCATCCGCTCACCCGTTTTGCGCAGGTTGCTCGAATATCTGGTCGAACAGACGCTGGCCGGGAATGGCGAGCGGCTCAAGGCCTATCAGATCGCGGTGGACGGGCTGGGCCGCGACGACAGCTTCGACCCGCAAAGCGACAGCTATCCCCGCGTTCAGGTCGGGCGGCTGCGCAAGATGCTCGAACTGCATTATGCAGGGCTGTCCGCGCAGGACGCAGCGGGCCGGCACCGGATCGTGATCCCAGTCGGGCGATATAATGTCGAGCTGGTCAGCATGGCCGGGCCCGAAGCGGCAGCGCCGCCCGCCGATACAGCCGCCAGCCCGGCTGCCGGCTCCGCAGCCTCTGCCAGTGGTGGCGCGGCCCCTTCCTTGGCGCGCGACGAGCCCCTGGCCGCTCATCATGCCGGTGCAGCGCCGCCCTCGGGCATCGATCGCGGCTGGATCCTGTGGGTGGTGCGCATCCTCATTCTGCTGGCCGCGCTCTATATCGTCTGGCTGCTCGCCAAGCCCGAATCCGCCGATGAACAGGCCGCCCGGCGCGACATGCGCGCCGAGCTTTCGCATGTCAGCATTGTGACCGAACCGGCTGAGGGCAGCGACGACCTTGATACCGCCGCGCAGATTGCCGAAATGCATCTGCAGCGCTTCGAGATGCTGGCTGTCAGCACCGGGCCGCACAAGGATGTCAGCAAGACCGATATTCCGCGCGAGTATCTGCTGGTCGTGCGCGGTGGCCGCCGTCGCGGTGGCGGGCCTGGCGCGCCGATCTTCCTCACGCTGCGCCACCAGGCCAGCGGCACGACCTTGTGGTCCTATGAGGTTACCCGCAACGGCAGCAGCGTTGCGGCACCCGATATCGAGCAATCCATCGGCACCGGTCTGTCGGCGGTGGCGCGCATGGGCGGCGTGATCGCCCAGCATCAGCGCAAGCTGATCGGCACTGATCTGACGCCCGGCTATCCCTGCCTGATCGCCTATGACAGCTTCCGCCAGAGCCGCGACGCCGCGCAACGCCCGGCGCTGAAGAAATGCCTCGAAGCCTCGCTCGAGCGCTATCCCGATGAACCGCTGCTGCTGCAGGCGCTGTCGTTCCTGGAACTGACCCAGCCGCGCAAGGGCAGCCAGGTTCCCCTCCGGGCCACGCCGCGCGGACGCGAGCTGGCCGAGTCGGCGTTGCGATCGGACGGCAAATCGGCGCTGGCGCAGATCGCCGTGTCGCGTTCGGCGCTGTCGCGGGGCAATTGCCCGCGCGCGATCGCCTTTGCCCGGCGCGCGGTGGAGAGCAACCCGCTCGAACCCGATACGCTGGGCCTGGCGGGCAGCATCCTGATGTCGTGCGGCGATTATACCGGGGCAGAACCGGTGCTCGAACGTGCCAGTGCGATGAACGAGCAACCCGGCGGTTATCAGGTCGCATCGCTCGTCATCACCCGGGTTATCAACGGCAAGCGCGCCGAAGCGCTGCAACTGGCGCTGAGTGCCGACACGCCGGAACTGGAGGCGCAGCCCAATTTCCTGCTCGCCAAGGCGCTGGCGCTGGCCAGCAATGGCAAGCTGGCAGAGGGGCAGGAAAGCTGGCGCGCGCTGCAAAAGGCGGTGGGTGTTCCTGCCAGCACCCCTGCCGCCGACGTGCTGGCGCGCTTCACCATCTCGCCCTTTTTCAGCCGCCGCATGCTGGCCGAGGCTGAAGCGACAGGACTGGTCGCTCAGGCGGGCTGACCGCCTGTCCTATCCCACAGACGTTCGATCCTGATGAATGGGAAATTTTCCCAATTGTCAGCATTCGTTCATCTGCGGCGTAGGGCTGAAATCAACTATCTCTCTGTAAAGCAGCGATAATCTCAAACTGGCACGGCCTGTGCAGTGTATCTGGCATCTCCGGACAAACGGTCCGGACCCAAGACAAACACTCGAAAGGACAATGCCATGACCCTCTTCTCGAACGTCCAGAGCCAGATCGTTGCTGCCGCTCTCGCCATCCTGACCTCCAGCGTCTTCCTGGCTGCCAGCGTCGGCCCCGGCACGATCGTCTGATCATCCTCCCACCATTCAACCCATATTCGAAAGGACCACCATCATGAACATTCTCGCAACCGCTCTCGCCACCGTCTGCTCGGTCATCCTGATCGCCACCAGCGTCGGCCCCGGCATGATCGTCTGATCACCACCCCCTGACCTCAGCCCATTTCGAACAAGGATCAAGACCATGAACTTCGCAGCTTCCGCCCTCGCCGCCATCTCGTCGGCCATCTTCATTGCTGCCAGCGTTCTGCCCGGCGTCATCGTCTGATCACGTTTCCCGCAACCCATCGAACTCAAGGACCGAAACAATGTCTCTCCAGCTTCCCAGCCAGATCGGTGCCGCAGCGCTTGCGATGCTGACCTCGGCGCTGTTCCTCGCCGCGAGCATCGCCCCCGGCGCGATCATCTGATTATCGCAGCATCGCCGCTGCGAGCGCCCGGCCCGAGGCCCAGGCGCTCTCGATCCGGGGACCGATGAGCCAGTCGCCGCTCACCCCCAGCCTCGATCCTTCATCCCACAGCATCGTCCGCCCCGCCGCGCCCGACAGCGCGTAACGCCAGCGATGCGCCTGGACGACGAGCGTCTCGGGCAGGGCCGATCCGGTCGCGTGGGCCAGTTCGGCCAGCAGCGCCGCGATCACCGCATCGGCTTCCTCTTCCAGATGCGTGGCCGACCATTGCGGCGAGCCTTGCACCACCCAGCATTCCGGGCCGCTCCGCCCTGGCTTGGCGCTGTTGCGCGCCGCCCAGCCGATTGCGCCAGCCTGGCGCAGGCAGTCGTCCGCGAAATCCACCCGTTCGGCAAAGGCCGCCATCACCGTCCAGCATGGCTGCGACACGGTTGCCTCGGCCAGCGCCGCCCAGTCGGGCGCATGGGGTCCCAGCAACGGCGCGACCTGTTCGGCCGGAACCGCGACGATCACCGCGTCGCAATCCTGCTCACCTTCGGCATGGCCGAGCCGCCAGGTCTCG harbors:
- a CDS encoding ABC transporter ATP-binding protein/permease, which produces MRETLGRFLPYLWPAERPDLKLRICGAMVMVLLGKAAVLFMPFAYKAAVDRMTIDGTTMAMAAIIAVLAYGAARLGSVLFDNLRNVVFERVGQEATRTLAENVFVQLHRLSLRFHLARRTGEVTKVIERGTKSIDVMLYFLLFNIAPTVLELVAVLVIFWINFGFGLVVATVAMVAIYIAFTRAVTDWRNHLRETMNTLDGKQLARAVDSLLNYETVKYFTAEAREAKRYGDAARTYANAAVKSENSLALLNVGQSLITNLMMAGAMAYTIWGWSRGQFTVGDLVLVNTLLMQLFRPLDLLGMVYRTIRQGLVDMAAMFDLIDTPAEIVDIPGAPELDIRQPSVEFRNVDFGYDPDRQILHKLSFRVEPGQTLALVGPSGAGKSTIARLLFRFYDPQGGQVLIGGQDIARVTQASLRASLGIVPQDTVLFNDTIGYNIGYGREGASQEEIVRAAHGAAIGTFIESLPRSYETEVGERGLKLSGGEKQRVAIARTLLKNPPLTIFDEATSALDSATEAEILDTLRSLAEGRTTLIIAHRLSTVTHADTIIVLDKGQVAEQGSHRELLKLGGLYAAMWERQAQERAKEGVPA
- a CDS encoding FAD-dependent oxidoreductase; protein product: MKIGIIGAGLAGLTAARVLADAGHSVCLFDKARGPGGRMSTRRVETPQGMAFFDHGAQYFTVRDPGFADAVARWEAAGVAARWEAAGENAWVGAPGMNAIIKAEAADHDVRWNCRIERIERIGETWRLGHAEGEQDCDAVIVAVPAEQVAPLLGPHAPDWAALAEATVSQPCWTVMAAFAERVDFADDCLRQAGAIGWAARNSAKPGRSGPECWVVQGSPQWSATHLEEEADAVIAALLAELAHATGSALPETLVVQAHRWRYALSGAAGRTMLWDEGSRLGVSGDWLIGPRIESAWASGRALAAAMLR